In Chitinophagaceae bacterium, the DNA window CTTGCCATTGCACCGACTAAAAATATGGATCGTTTTGAATGGATGTTGGAGAAAGCGACCGAAATCGGGATTGATGAAATTACCCCCATTGTTTGTCAGCGATCGGAGCGCAGTCAAATCAAATCGGACCGGCTCAATAAATTGCTTGTTGCTGCAATGAAGCAATCCTTAAGATGTTGGCTTCCGGTATTGCATCAACCGATTAAATTTGCTGACTTCCTCAGTAATAATGCAAGCATTTATACTGACGATCAGGAGAATTTCAAAGCGATCTTCCATTGTCAGCAGAAAGGATTACCATTGCTAAAACAAATTTTTCAACCGAAGAAAAAAGTGTTGTTGTTAATTGGACCAGAAGGAGATTTTACGATGGAAGAAATCAGGCTTGCTGAAGAAAAGGGGTTTCAGGCATTGAGTTTAGGTAATGCAAGATTAAGAACTGAAACCGCAGGAATTGTTGCCATACATACAATTCAACTCTTAAGTAATTAGCTTGCCTGTTCTTTCAAGAATAAAAATGTTTATACGTCGGGCAGTTAAAAAAGCGTTAAACGCAATGATTAAAATTAAATCCGTGAAAAAACTATTCGTGTTCCTGATTTTGAGCTTTGTGCTTACTGCATTTATGCGGGCACCCACGCTAAAGATCGCATTGATGAAATATAAGGGTGGGGGCGATTGGTACAATGATGTGAATTCACTGAAGAACCTTGCAAAATTCTGTAACGATAACCTGGGTACCAATTTCGACCTGGAGCATGCGGTTGTAGAACCTGGCAGTCCTGATATTTTTAATTATCCGTTTGTTTATATGACGGGGCACGGCAATTTCACACTTGATAATCAGGAAGCTGGTAACCTGAGAACCTATCTGGCAGGCGGTGGTTTTTTGTTTATTAATGATGACTATGGTATTGATCCGTATGCAAGGATTGCAATGAAAAAGGTTTTCCCAGAGTTGGACTTTGTTGAGTTACCATTTTCTCATCCTGTTTATCATGAGAAATTTGAATTCCCGAATGGCTTACCTAAAATTCAT includes these proteins:
- a CDS encoding 16S rRNA (uracil(1498)-N(3))-methyltransferase, with product MELYLASKIENEQIFLGEEESHHCIQVMRHHAGDLLEVTDGRGKKLTASVINENRRACVLEVVEVIETVPGSNTHVHLAIAPTKNMDRFEWMLEKATEIGIDEITPIVCQRSERSQIKSDRLNKLLVAAMKQSLRCWLPVLHQPIKFADFLSNNASIYTDDQENFKAIFHCQQKGLPLLKQIFQPKKKVLLLIGPEGDFTMEEIRLAEEKGFQALSLGNARLRTETAGIVAIHTIQLLSN
- a CDS encoding DUF4159 domain-containing protein, giving the protein MIKIKSVKKLFVFLILSFVLTAFMRAPTLKIALMKYKGGGDWYNDVNSLKNLAKFCNDNLGTNFDLEHAVVEPGSPDIFNYPFVYMTGHGNFTLDNQEAGNLRTYLAGGGFLFINDDYGIDPYARIAMKKVFPELDFVELPFSHPVYHEKFEFPNGLPKIHEHDNKTPRGYGLIFEGRLICFYNFECDLGDGWDDVHNDPRDVREKALQMGANIIQYVFSLKNEKGT